From the Streptococcus hyointestinalis genome, the window GTTAGTAAAATCAAGCTTTTCAACGGGAACATTGGCTGCACCCGGTGCTTTCGCAGCGATATTAGCTGCCGCAGTTGTTGTTGCATGCGCTTCAGCACGTTCACGCTCTTGCTCATGAATTTGCGCTTTCATCATGGTACGTGTCACGTCAAACTCGATTGAGCCAATCATGTCTTGGAACATACGGAAACCTTCTGATTGGTACTCGACAATCGGATTATTTTGAGCATAACCACGCAGACCAACAGCATTACGCAATTGATCCAGCGCATCAATGTGCTCTGTCCACTTGTTGTCAACCACCATCAAGATGAGTACTTTTTGGAACTCTAGGATAGCGTCTGGAGTGGAGAGTTTTGAGATTTGTGCATTGTAGACCTTCATCGCACGATTATAAAGGGTCTTTTTAATATCGTCATCTTTGAGATTACGCAGGTCAGAAACAGAAATAGAGGTTTCTGGTACCAAGGCAGAGCGGGCAAAGTTGACAATCGCTTCAAGCGCTTCGTTGCGGCTATTACTTGCTCGGCTGTGACTATCAACAGCACGGTTGATAGTGCGTTGAATCATGGCTTGAATCTCTGGTGTCAGATCATGGTCAGCCACGATGACATTGTAGCGGTCACCGTAGATAATCTCACGCTGCTCACGCATGACATCATCGTACTGGAGGACTTGCTTACGTGTGTCGTAGTTGTTTCCTTCGACACGTTTTTGAGCAGACTCAACCTGACGTGTTAGCATACGAGACTTGATAACCGTATCGTCGTCGTTCATATTCATGCGCTCAAGGACAGCCTTGATACGGTCAGACCCAAAGCGACGCATAAGCTCATCTTCAAGGGAGAGGTAAAATTGAGACTCACCTGGGTCTCCTTGACGCCCAGAACGTCCACGTAACTGGTTGTCAATACGACGGCTCTCGTGGCGCTCTGTTCCGATAACGCAAAGCCCACCGAGCTCACGCACACCTTCACCGAGCTTAATGTCGGTACCACGTCCCGCCATGTTGGTCGCAATGGTCACCGCACCACGTTGCCCAGCATTCATGATAATTTGCGCTTCTTTAAAGTGGTTTTTAGCATTGAGCACTTCGTGTGGAACACCTGCTTGCACCAGCTTTTTAGAAATCAAATCACTGGTTTCAACGGCAACGGTACCAACCAAAACAGGTTGACCTTTTTCGTGACGAGCACGCACATCCTCAACAACGGCATTGAACTTAGCTTGTAAGTTTGGATAGAGAAGGTCTGGATGGTCGATACGAGCTACTGGACGGTTGGTTGGAATGGGAATCACACGCATGTTGTAAATTTCACGGAATTCCTCTTCCTCTGTCTTCCCTGTACCGGTCATCCCAGAGAGCTTACGGTACATGCGGAACATATTTTGGTAAGTGATAGAAGCGCTGGTTTTAGACTCTTCTTGGATAGGCACAGCTTCTTTTGCTTCGATGGCTTGGTGAAGCCCATCAGAGAAGCGACGTCCTTCCATGGTACGCCCTGTAAACTGGTCGACAATCAAAATCTCTTGGTCTTCACTGACAACGTAGTCAATATCCAAAAGCATGATATAGTTTGCACGAAGCGCATTGTCAATATAGTGCGTCAGAGCAACATTGTCAATGTCATAGAGGTTGTTGAGATTAAAGTAAGCTTCTGCCTTGTCAATCCCTGAGTCTGATAGACCAATCGTTTTAGTTGGCACATCAATGATATAGTCGTCTTGATTAAGGGTCTTGACAAACTTGTCTGCTCGAATATAGAGCTGATTAGTCTCAGAGCTGACTGGACCTGAGACGATGAGTGGTGTTCTCGCTTCGTCAATCAAGACAGAGTCCACCTCATCGACAAGAGCGTAGTTGAGCGGACGTTGTACCATATCTTCTTGACGAACCACCATGTTGTCACGAAGATAGTCAAAGCCGATTTCTGAGTTGGTTGAGTAGGTAATGTCACAGTTATAAGCTTCACGCTTTTCAAATGGTGACTTAGCTGCAAGGTTAATCCCTACAGATAGACCAAGCCAACTGTAAACCTCACCCATCTCTGTCGCATCACGCTCTGACAGATATTCATTGACCGTGATAACGTGAACACCCTCACCTGATAGGGCGTTGAGATAAACGGGCATAGTCGCTGTCAGTGTTTTTCCTTCTCCTGTACGCATCTCTGGAATGTCTCCGTGGTGAAGAACGATCCCTCCCATAATCTGTACACGATAAGGAAAAAGCCCTAAAACACGCTTAGCTGCCTCACGCACCACCGCAAAAGCTTCTGGCAAGAGGGCATCTAAACTTTCTCCATTTTGGTAACGTTCCTTAAATTCTGGCGTTTTTGCTTGTAATTTTTCGTCTGAGAGGGCGCTCATTGCATCCGCATAAGATTCTACTTTCTTAGCTGTTTTTTCGAGCTTACGCAATTCACCCTTGTCATTTTCGACGATACTTCGTAGAAGATTTGCCATTCCTTTTCCTTTCGATAACTATACTTAATCACTCAATTTTATCACAATTTATAAGGCTTTTCAAGAAAGCAATAGGGTTCTTTAGAAAAGAAGGCTAGAGCTTACTCTAACCTTCTCTTCTATTAACGCTTGTATTGTTGTAAAAAGCGTGTGAGTTTTTCCTGCAAGACACTGAGCTCATCCACTCGTGGTAGATAAACGATTCTAAAGTGGTCTGGTGTTGCCATATTAAAGCCTCGACCATGTGTCAAAAGCACTTTTTCTTGCTTCAAGAAATTAAGCACAAAATCCTCGTCATCCTCGACACTGTACATATTAGTGTCAATCTTAGGGAAGATATAAAGCCCTGCATTTGGCTTGACAGCAGACAAACCTGGAATATCCTTAATCGCATCGTAGATAAAGTTACGTTGTTCATAGAGACGCCCACCTGGCAGCAACAGCTCATCAGAGGACTGATAACCACCAAGAGAGGTTTGGATAACCTGCTGAGCGAGGACGTTTGAGCACAAACGCATGTTTGAGAGCATATTGAGCCCTTCGATATAGCCTTTGACATGGCGCTTAGGACCAGCGAGCACCATCCAGCCGACACGAAAACCACAGATACGGTGTGACTTGGACAAGCCAGACATAGTCACTGTAAAGACATCATCAGCGATAGAGGCAATGGGAATATGCTTCTTGCCATCCATGACCAAACGGTCATAGACCTCGTCTGAAAAGATAATCAAATCATTCTGACGAGCAATATCCACAATCTCCTCTAGGAGTTCACGAGGATAGACCGCTCCTGTTGGGTTATTAGGATTGATGAGGACGATAGCTTTTGTGTTGGACGTGATTTTAGACTTGATGTCCTGAATATCAGGGAACCAGCCTGCCTGCTCGTCACAGATATAGTGCACAGCATTGCCACCTGCTAGACTGATACAAGCTGTCCACAAAGGATAGTCAGGCATAGGCACTAAGACCTCATCACCATTGTCAAGAAGAGCCTGCATGGACATGGAAATTCCTTCACTAACCCCATTGACAACATAAATATCATCAATGTCCACATGAACACCCTGCAGCTGATAGTACTGCATAATCGCCTTACGGGCTGAAAAAATCCCTTTAGAGTCCGAATACCCTTCAGAGTCTCTCGCATTGCGAATCAAATCACGAATGACCTCATCTGGCGCTTCTAAGCCAAATTCGGCAGGATTTCCTGTGTTTAGTCGGAGAATCTTCTCCCCGTTTGCTCGCATGCGGTTGGCTTCTTCAAGCACGGGACCACGGATGTCATAGGCAACATGTTCTAATTTAGATGATTTATCAAATTGTTTCATACCTTTACCTCATTTCCCCTATTATAACCTAAATCCTCCAAAAAGAGAATTATTTTTAATAAACTGTCCAGCCGAGTGTTTTGTCAGACCTTTTAAAAATTTCAGAAATATTGCATAAATCGCTTTCAAGTTTTTCCAAAAAGGAGTATAATAAACATACAAAGTAAAGTTAAGGAGAAAAGATTATGTCTCATCATTATCAACATATCATGGTTGCCATTGACGGTTCTTATGAGTCTGAATTGGCATTTGAAAAAGGGGTTAACGTTGCTCTTAGAAACGGCGCCGAGCTGATTTTGACACACGTCGTGGACACACGTGCTCTTCAAAGCGTGGCAACTTTTGACACCTACATTTATGAAAAATTAGAGCAGGAAGCTAAAGACGTCCTAGCGGATTATGAAAAACAAGCACGTGAGAGAGGGCTTGACAACATCAAGCAAGTCATCGAGTTTGGCAATCCAAAAACTCTTCTTGCTCGTGACATTCCTGACAAGGAAAATGTCGACCTTATCATGGTCGGAGCAACAGGGCTCAACACCTTTGAACGCTTGCTTATCGGCTCATCATCTGAGTACATCCTAAGACACGCTAAGGTGGATTTACTCATCGTACGTGATAGCGAAAAGACATTCTAATCTATTGTGTTCCCACTTTAAAACCAGCTGCTTGTGAGCAGCTGGTTTCTTTTTTAGGATTGTAGCGCTTTTTCTTGTTTTTCTTTTTGCATTTTCTTGGCGGTTGTCATCATCAAGCGAATGCGGTTGAGTTGGTTGACCTCTGATGAGCCCGGGTCGTAGTCCACAGCAGCGATATTAGCTCCGTGGTACTGGCGGCGCAGCTCTTTCATCATGCCTTTTCCGACGATATGGTTTGGCAGGCAACCAAACGGTTGCAGACAGACGATATTTTTGACATCATTATTGAGCAGCTCAATCATCTCACCCGTCAAGAACCAGCCCTCACCTGTGTGGTTTCCGATAGAGAGAATTTTTGAGGCACCCTCTGCGATGTCATAGATTGACTCGATTCCCTCAAAGCGCTCAGACTTTTCAAGCGCCTTGTTCATCGGTTTTTCTAGGATATTGATGACATCAATAGCGAGTTTGGCAAAGCGTTTGGACTTTTGACTCATGTTGAGCTCATCGGCTTTCCAAATTTGATTGAACAAGGAGTAGTTCATAAAGCCAATCAAATCTGGCACGACGGCTTCACCGCCTTCTGCTTCGATGATACCGACGATGTCGTTATTAGCTGTTGGAGCGTATTTGACCAAAATCTCACCGACCACACCGACACGTGGCTTACTATCAAAATCAATGGTTTCAAGAGTGTCAAAATCACGGATGATACGCTTCATATTGCGGTTAAACTCAAAGTAAGAACCGTTTTTGACATTGTGTCTTGCTTTTTCCAGCCACTTTTCATAAAGAGCGTTGGCAGAGCCTTCTTCCGCCTCGTAAGGGCGGACACGATAGAGGACACGCTCAAAGAGGTCGCCATAGAGAACACTGATAAAGAGACGTTTGACAAAGCCATAGTTGAGGCTAAAGCCTGGGGTTGACTCTGTTCCTTGATTACCCATAGAAATGGAAACGACAGGAACTTGAGCAAAGCCAGCGTCTTTGAGCGCTTTTCTAAGGAGTGGGATGTAGTTGGTCGCACGACAGCCACCACCAGTCTGTGTCATCATGACGCTGGTATTGTCAAGGTCGTACTCGCCACTCTCAAGCGCCTCAACCAGCTGACCGATAGAGATGATGGCTGGATAGCAGGCGTCATTGTGGACATACTTGAGTCCGACGTCAACAGCGCCCTTGTCCATAGAAGGCAGCACCACCACATTATAGCCACTTTCTTTGAAGGCTTCTTCGATGAGACCGTTTTGGTGAATAGGAGAGAGCACTGGCATGAGAAGGGTGTGCGTTTTTTTCATCTCTTTAGTAAAGACAGGCTCTTGTTTATGGCTCTCAAGGTCTTTCTCGTTATCGTATTGAGGAGCCTGGTTGAAGATATGGTCAAGCTTAGCTTTTTTGAGTTTTTGATCACGCTCTTTGACCGCTGCTTTCAGAGAACGCAGGCGAATGCGAATGGCACCGAGGTTGCTACCTTCATCAATCTTGAGAACGGTGTAGAGTTTATTGTGTCCACGCATGATTTCTTCGACTTGGTCTGTCGTTACGGCGTCAAGCCCACAACCAAAGCTGTTGAGTTGCACCAGCTCGAGGTTTGGATTTTTAGCGACAATCTTCGCTGCAGCATACAAGCGAGAATGGTAAACCCATTGATTGACCACACGTAGACCGCCTACCTCCTCAAGACCAGACACCATGTCCTCTGTCAAGACATGAAACCCTTCTTGCGTGATGATGTTAGCAATGCCGTGATTGATTTCAGGGTCGAGGTGGTAAGGACGCCCAGAGAGGACAATCGCCTTTTCACCATTGATGGAAAGACTGGTCAGAAGCTCATCTGCTCTGTCTTGCAAATCTTTCTTGAAATCAGCAAGCACCTGATAGCCATGCTCAACAGCCTTTGTGATTGCCTCAATCGTCATATCCTCATAGTCAGCAAAGGCTTTAGCTAGAGATTTGACCACACTGTCATGGTCAGCAAGATTGACAAAAGGATGGAAATACTTGACCTCACCATCACGGATAGGATCCATATTCTTTTCAATCACTTCTGGATAGGACTGAACGATAGGACAGTTAAAATGATTAGGCGCTTTGCTATTTTCCACTTGCTCATAGATGACACTTGGGTAAAAGATAGCGTCTACCTTACGGTCAATGAGCGACTGGATGTGTCCGTGCACCATTTTGGCGGGATAGCAGACCGTGTCACTAGGAATGGTCTCAATCCCTTTTTCATAGAGCTTTTTGTCTGATTTTGGGGAAATCTGAACACGAAAACCAAGGTCAGTCAGCACCGTGTGCCAGAGAGGATAGTTTTCGTACATGTTGAGCACACGTGGCAGACCAATGACACCGTGTTTTGCTTCACGTTTTGAGAGGGATTTGAACTTGAAGAGTTTTTTGTATTTGTAGTCGACTAGATTTTCTTTTTTGTCTTTCTTGTCAAACTTCATCTTGGTGACTTTTTCAGCACCACGCTCACAGCGATTGCCTGTGACAAACTTGGAGCCGTCATTGAAAATCGTCACGGTCAGAGCACAGTTGTTTTCACAAAGCCCACAGCGTGTAAATTCTTTCTCAGAGGTGAAAGCGTCAAGCTCATCTAGCGCCATAAGGCTTGACGGTGCTTTCTTTTCCTCGTATTTTTCCTGAGCGATGAGGGCACAACCGTAAGCTCCCATGAGCCCAGCGATACTTGGGCGCACTACCTCACGACCACTAACCAGCTCAAAAGCACGCAGCACGGCTTCGTTGTAGAATGTTCCTCCTTGAACAACGATTTTCTCGCCTAGGTCTTCTGGACGTTTGACCTTGATGACCTTATAGAGGGCATTTTTGATAACAGAGTAAGACAGCCCTGCTGAGATGTCAGCAACCGTTGCGCCTTCTTTTTGCACCTGCTTGACCTTGGAGTTCATAAAAACAGTACATTTTGAACCTAGGTCAACAGGATTTTTAGCGAGAAGTGCGACTTTGGCAAAGTCTTTGACGTCGTATTTCAGAGATTTGGCAAAGGTCTCAATGAAAGAGCCACAACCTGAAGAGCAGGCTTCGTTGAGCTGAATGCTTGATAGCGCACCGTCTTGGATACGCATTGCTTTCATATCCTGACCACCAATATCTAGGATAAAGTCACATCCTGGGTTAAAATAATTGGCAGCCTTGTAGTGAGCAACGGTCTCAACCTCACCATTATCCACATGCAGAGCTGCCTTTATCAAGTGCTCACCGTAGCCTGTGATACAGGAATTAGCAATAAAAGCTTCTTCTGGCAATTGATGATAGACTTCCTTTAGGATGTCGATGACATTTTCCAAAGGTTGTCCTTGGTTATTGCCATAATGCTCAAAGAGAATGTGACCATCTGGGTCGGTTACAATGACCTTAGACGTGGTAGAGCCAGCGTCGATACCCAAGAAAACAGGTCCACGAGCCTCCTTGATGTCCTCATACTCAGCACTAGCTACATTGTGGCGTACTCGCCAAGCTGCTAGCTCGTCCTCGTCATGAAAGAGCACATCTAGGGTATTTTTGGGCACAAGGCTACTTGCGCTATTGTCTTTGAGATTTGTGATAATGCCGCTAAAGGTCAGCTGTGTTTGATTGTCATCAAGAGCAGCTCCCATCGCCACAAAAAGCTGTGGATTTTCTGGGAAAATGACATTTTCTGGCTGAATATCCAAGGTCTCAATAAAACGCTTGCGTAGCTCGCTCATGAAATAGAGCGGACCACCAAGAAAGGCGACATTTCCTGTAATCTTACGCCCTGAAGCTAGTCCTGCAATAGTCTGGTTGACCACCGCTTGAAAGATAGAGGCTGCGATGTCTTCCTTACGTGCCCCTTCATTGATGAGCGGCTGCACATCTGTTTTTGCAAAAACACCGCAACGACTGGCAATGGGATAGATGGTCTCATAGTTTTTAGCCAGCTCATTGACCCCATTGGCGTCGGTCTTTAACAGCTCTGCCATTTGGTCGATAAAGGCACCTGTACCACCTGCACAGGTCCCATTCATCCGCTGCTCAAGCGCCTCGCCAAAGAAAGTCATCTTGGCATCCTCACCACCCAGCTCAATGACAACATCTGTCTGCGGGATAAACTTTTCAACGGTCGTAGTCGCTGCAATCACCTCTTGGACAGAAGGAATATGCGCTACGTCTGACAGCCCCATCCCACCAGAACCTGTGATAGCAATACTCACCTCATGCTCACCAATCTCATCAATCGCCTCTTGCATAACCTTGATGGTTGCTGCTTTGACATCTGAAAAATGACGCTCATAGCGAGCAAACAATAATTGATAATCATCATCAAAGACAACGACCTTAACCGTCGTTGAGCCTACATCAATACCTGCTCTATACATAACTTCTCCTCTTCTAGAAAGCAGCTACTTTCTCTTGTGCCTTAGAAGACTAAGGCTATCCTATTTTTTCATACGAACAACAATCTGTTGCTTATTAAACAACTCGTTTATTATAATAGTATTATAAAATGATTATTTTCAAAATCAACCGTTAATTTTGACAAAAGTGTTTGTTAAGCAACAGTGACCAACAAAGTGTTGCTTATCTTGGAGGCTGTTATGAAAAGGACAGACATTCGCTATCTACGAACTGAAAAAATGATTTTTGATGCACTGACGGATTTATTGAGCGAAAAGCCCTATGACAAAATTACTGTGCAGGACATCGCCGATCGGGCTATGATTAACCGTGCGACTTTTTACGCACATTATGCCGACAAGGACGAGCTCTACCACTTCATCATCACGCACATCCTAGAAGAGCTCTCAGAGATGATTGACAAGGCGCAAGCCACCACACCCAACTCTGTCGAGGTCAAAAAGGCTGAAAAAATGCTCTACAGCTACTACAATAACCTCAAAAAGCACTCCGCCATCGCAAAAATTGTTTCAAAGAGCAGCTCACGTGAGGAGTTGCAGCATAACTTTGCTAGGCTTTTGCATGAAAAGTATGACGATTTGTTTGACAAGGTACAGGTGACAGAGGCTGGAATGCCTGTTCCGACTGACTTTATCGTCGCTTATCTGGCGAGTATCTTTGTTGGGACTCTGCTTTGGTGGATTGAGTCGGACTTTGATATGGACTCTAGAGACTTGGCAAGGCTCGTTATCAAGCTCATCAGTAACGGTCATCTCACTGTCATGGGTATCAATATCAACCGTGATTAAGAGGACAAAAAACGCTTCTGCTACTTGCAGAGGCGTTTTATCATGTTTATTTAGAAGAGCGATTTTGGCTACGGTTGAGTGCTTTTTGCAGCTGACGGTCAAGCTCTCGCTTAATCTTAGGCTCTGGTGCAAAGCGCTCCTCCCAGTCGTCTGGTTTTAGGACTTTATGTGTCACGGGGTCAAAGTGGGCTTTGCCATCAGGGAAGATTTTTCCCATATTTGCCTCATGAACGGTGTCAAAAAAGGGCTTAGGGTCAACACCCATGAGGACAAAAGAGCCATAAGTCAGATAAAGCAAATCCACTAAGGCGTCCACTTCGCCAACCAAGGGCGTCTCTGGGTGCTCTTTGGCTTGGACTTTGCTCGCTGCCTTATCCACAGCTGCATGCAAGTCTAAGACGGATTGGGTAAAGGTCTTTTTGTCACCTTGGCTGGCTGCATAGAGGAACTCTACGATTTCTTCTACCTTGAAATCTGCTCTATGCCCAGCTTCCTTAGAAGCGTAGAGCCTTGGTGTTTCATTGGTTTCACCGTCCATGAGCTCATGGAAATCTTTGACCTTGTTAAAGTTACTATCTCGACTATCAAAGCGGGCTTCATTGTCCAGATGAATGAGTCCGTAGTGTGACAGGGCTTTTGCGATACCGTCGCTGTTGTTGGTCGCTGTCGTGTAATCAGCTGACGCTTTAATCTTGTCATCCGCATTGCCCATAGCAACGCCTAAGCCAACACCAGACAGCATTTCAAGGTCATTTTCAGAGTCGCCAAATGCCATGACCTCAGACAGGTCAAATCCAAAGTAGCTACCAGCTGTCTCAATCCCCTTTATCTTAGACTGACCTTGGCAGATAAGATCAGCCGAGTATGGGCTACTCCTTGTCACTTGAAGGCTTGGAAACTTCACCTTTATCTTTTCCGTGTCCTCCTCTGTCGCCACCATGACAATCTGATAAATGGGTTCTCTCAAGAGTGTAAAGAGAGCCTTGGTGTTTTGTGGCTTCAACCGCCTAATCAAATGCTTAAAACTCCGCCCAACCGTTCCTGTCATCCGACGAGGGACAAGGCTGCTCACCCATTGCCCAAAGCGACTCGTCCCAAGCCCAATAATACCAGATCCGATAAGCCCAGACGCTGTACCTAGCGAAATGTCACGGCGCTTTTCACTGGCGTAGCGAATCACACGGTAAACCAGCGCACGAGGAAGCTGCTCTGTTGCTACGACCTTGTCTCTAGTATAGATATACTGACCGTTGTAGGTGATGGCTATATCAAGCCCTAGATTCTCCAAGTACGGCTGCACAAAGCTAGGTCCTCGCCCTGTCGCAACCCCCACTACAATCCCTTGCTCCTTTAAACTTGTAATAGCTCGCCGTGTGGATTTTTGTACATTTTTACGGTCATTGAGAAGAGTCCCGTCAATATCAAAAAATACTGCTTTAATTGCCAAAATGTTTACGCTCTTTTCTTATTCTTCAATTCAACACATACCATATCTTTATGCTATTATACCCTCTCCTTGAGCTTTTGTCACCTCTACAAACCTAAAAACCTAGGTCAGCTGACCTAGATTTTTGCTAAATGACAAGTTCTTGCTTTTCATCCGGGATATTGCTAATCTTGGTGATAGCATGGTAGAAGAGCGCATAGCCAACAGTCGCCAAAATCGCACTGGAGTTTGGAACGTCCTCAAAAGGAGAATTAAGAACAAAGTGTAAAAAGACTGGAAAGACAAGCCAGAAAATAGCTTGCGCTTTGGAGATAGCCTTGCACCTACCAAGCAGAGACACCAAACCTAGGGCAAACAATGACGCAAAGAGCCAGTGAGATACTGTCGCTGACGCCACACGATCAATCGCCGTTGCAAAACCAGACTCGTGGAATTGAAAAACAGACTGAAAGACATAGATGACGTCCTCAACAATCTCAAAGCCAACTCCTACAATGATACCAATGGTCAAACCTTGCTTGAGATTAAGGCGACGGCAGAGCAAAACAACAAAACCTTTTGAGAGCTCCTCGGTAAATGGTGCCGTTAGGGCTGCTCCCCAAGCGCTCAAAAAATCTTTAGACAGCTTCATCTCAATCAACAGTTTTGAGAGCTGCATATTGCCTAAAATCCCTAGATAAGTCGAGATGAAAGCCCCCGTTAGAGCGCTTAGGATGACCTCTTTTTTAGAGAGCTGCACTTTTTGGACGATTTTTCGGATAATCAGCACAAAAGGTACAAAGTAGATGAGAAGCAAAGAGCTGGCTAAAAGAAAGTTCTGATAGAGGTCATTGGCGCCTTTTTAAACCATAAGCGTCTGGCAGAGATAGCTAATGCCCGCTACGACTAAAAAGACCAGAACCAGCATGACCAGCTTGTCACGAAGTGTTGGGATATCTTTTTTCACGATATGCCTCCTCGTAAAATAAGTTTATGGGGATTTTTCAATCCCAAGTGTTAATAATTTTTTTATAACTTGACTATTGCAAGGTTTTCCAGAACAATAGAGTCATGGAATGGACTCAGGGTTGTTTCTACTACCTCCTTGTTGCCATGTCTTCAAAAAGGAGTCTGTTACCCAAACCTTGTTCCTACTTCCAACACACTAGCTGTTTCCACTAGACTCACTTCTGTATGTAGTAGCGTACAGGCGGCAGGTGAGTTAGTGATGAGAATTCTCTTAGGCGAGGCTGTTGGTTCAAGGTGTTTCTGGGGAACCTTACAGTAGTCAAGAAAACTTCCAAATACAAATGAAAGGAGACCTTCCAAATGAAATGTTTTGTCGGTTTAGACGTTAGTTCTACCAAACTTGATGTCTGTATCATGCTTAGTGATACGACTACTCCCTTCACAGCTTCTCTTTCCAATGATTTAACAGGCGCCTCTGAAATCAAGAAGCACATTCTTGAGCTCAATGAAACTTATTCCTTTGAGCGTATCGTTATTGGCATGGAAGCTACTAGTCTTTATAGCTTTCACCCTGCCATGTTCTTTAACGAGGATAGCCAGCTAAAAGCCCTAAACGTTGAAGTCATGGTGGAGCAACCCAATAAGATTAAGAAATATCGGGAAACGTTTGAAGAAAGTAAAAATGATACCATTGATGCCTTCTACATTGCCGATTATTTCCGTATTGAGCGCTTCTCACCTGCTTTTCTTAAAGAAGAGAAGTATCTAGCTCTCCAACACCTAACCAGAACAAGACTGCAACTCATTGAACAGTTGACAAGAACCAAACAGCACTTTATTGAAAATATCTATTATAAGTGCAATACCTTATCAACTGAAATCAAGAATGAGAACCTCACAACTTCTCTATGGTCTAGCACTATGATCTCCTTGATGACCAAAGACTATACTCTAGATGAATTAGCCACTGTTCCTCTCAAAGACCTTGCGGACTTTATCCAAAAATTGGGTAGAGGGCGATTCAAAGCTCCTGATAAATTAGCTAAAGCCATTCAAGCAGCTATTCGAGGCTCTTATCGTCTTCCTAAGCTCCAGCAAGATTCGGTTAATGTCATTCTTGGTCTTCTCGCTCGAGAAATCAGAAATCTTGAACAAATGATTAAGGATATTGATAAAGCCA encodes:
- a CDS encoding IS110 family transposase — encoded protein: MKCFVGLDVSSTKLDVCIMLSDTTTPFTASLSNDLTGASEIKKHILELNETYSFERIVIGMEATSLYSFHPAMFFNEDSQLKALNVEVMVEQPNKIKKYRETFEESKNDTIDAFYIADYFRIERFSPAFLKEEKYLALQHLTRTRLQLIEQLTRTKQHFIENIYYKCNTLSTEIKNENLTTSLWSSTMISLMTKDYTLDELATVPLKDLADFIQKLGRGRFKAPDKLAKAIQAAIRGSYRLPKLQQDSVNVILGLLAREIRNLEQMIKDIDKAIEDMVEVIPEYQCLTSIPGVGKVYAAGIIAEIGQIERFKDHPQVAKYAGLNWKQNQSGNANSQNTDLVKRGNRYLRYYLVEAANSVRRHDSEYQAFYKKKYQEVPKHQHKRAIVLTARKFVRLVDALLRNRQLYTPPRRLMEDK